A section of the Dehalobacter sp. DCM genome encodes:
- a CDS encoding PucR family transcriptional regulator: protein MAITLPMVLDRIPGILQENTTLFKKRKTDIQDIALLHLPCSEYWENRLYILDENADFKLFLNDAQVLPRNLVYIEENRCFYTGQNIAHPICLSETGFEQTTLLTQLQDALYYYRKMMDDLLTAVGNDAGLQSLTNRMASYLRNPIAIFARGLKLLAHSQNYRMTEKLWTDTEEKGYLEVEGQFSEGLKEQAKMSEHNTSPFIFAADYMPYRIASKTIVRGSNQIGVFQVIEYNTPFSQGILDIMEVMNIYLSIEINKNELINFNHGILHGQLFIDLLERKIDSLQTLKSQGKYHGWLFAKYTFVMVIKPISRFLVDEQLAKIRNQLNVILPFGNCLVYDKGIVVIVIRSSEMPYPSETEAQLLSLLSEWHLCCGLSRYSTNLLDVALLYEQSLQAIKFGLTQNSGNYIYDYCQFALYDFLDSCVANDKISAYYHPALKILGDYDSKHRSALLATLRTYIQNHNNQMSTAKKLFISRSSLLYRLHKIEKMAAIDFDDPNTVFHLLLSFMLQEYAGVES from the coding sequence ATGGCGATAACACTGCCGATGGTGTTAGACAGAATACCCGGCATTTTACAAGAAAATACAACTCTCTTTAAAAAAAGGAAAACGGACATTCAAGATATTGCACTACTTCATTTGCCTTGCTCGGAGTACTGGGAAAATCGGCTTTATATCCTGGATGAGAATGCTGATTTTAAGCTATTTCTTAATGATGCTCAGGTATTGCCAAGGAACCTCGTATATATAGAGGAAAATCGCTGTTTCTATACCGGGCAAAACATAGCCCATCCTATCTGTTTATCCGAAACGGGTTTCGAACAAACGACCTTGCTGACACAGCTCCAGGATGCGCTGTATTATTACCGGAAGATGATGGATGATCTCTTAACCGCGGTTGGCAATGATGCCGGGCTGCAGTCCCTGACAAATAGGATGGCTTCATATCTCCGTAATCCGATCGCTATTTTTGCCCGGGGTCTCAAATTACTGGCACATTCCCAAAATTATAGAATGACTGAAAAGTTATGGACGGACACAGAGGAAAAGGGTTATTTGGAGGTCGAGGGTCAATTTTCCGAAGGACTAAAGGAACAGGCAAAGATGAGTGAACACAATACGTCACCGTTCATCTTTGCTGCGGATTACATGCCCTATCGGATTGCATCCAAAACCATCGTCAGAGGCTCAAACCAAATCGGGGTTTTTCAGGTGATCGAATATAATACGCCTTTTTCCCAAGGTATCCTCGATATCATGGAAGTGATGAATATCTACCTGTCCATTGAAATCAATAAAAACGAACTGATTAATTTTAATCACGGCATTTTGCATGGGCAGCTGTTTATCGACTTATTGGAAAGGAAAATTGACAGCCTTCAGACGTTAAAAAGTCAAGGCAAATACCACGGCTGGCTGTTCGCCAAATATACGTTTGTCATGGTGATTAAGCCCATCTCACGCTTTCTGGTGGATGAACAACTGGCTAAAATCCGTAACCAGCTCAATGTGATCCTGCCCTTCGGCAACTGTCTTGTTTATGACAAAGGGATTGTCGTCATTGTCATCCGTTCTTCCGAAATGCCTTATCCCAGCGAAACGGAAGCACAGCTGTTGTCTCTGCTCTCCGAATGGCATCTTTGCTGCGGATTAAGCCGATATTCCACCAATTTGCTTGATGTTGCGCTGTTATACGAGCAAAGCCTACAGGCAATTAAGTTTGGGCTAACTCAAAACTCCGGTAATTATATTTATGATTACTGCCAATTTGCGCTCTATGACTTTTTGGACAGCTGTGTAGCCAACGACAAAATTAGCGCGTATTATCACCCGGCGCTTAAAATCCTGGGAGACTACGACAGCAAGCATCGCAGCGCCTTGCTCGCGACACTCCGCACGTATATCCAAAACCACAATAATCAAATGTCCACTGCCAAGAAGCTGTTCATCAGCCGCAGTTCCCTACTCTACCGGCTCCATAAAATCGAAAAAATGGCCGCCATCGATTTTGATGATCCAAATACGGTATTTCACCTGTTGCTGTCCTTTATGCTTCAGGAATATGCTGGCGTTGAGTCATGA
- a CDS encoding molybdopterin-dependent oxidoreductase, with product MFKVSKKLLIVPVLMLSLALVLTGCSSGAKQDANANAPQNNNQAPADTAGSSVPACTIDVVNGSATVTLTEKELGAIPAVTLKATMKKKDGSEQEYEYTGIPLAKVLEAAGVKAYTKVSAVASDDYACEYTPDMINAEGSILAYNRDGEALGNSGPLMTILKEQPSNKWCKNTVKLTVTP from the coding sequence ATGTTCAAGGTATCAAAAAAGTTACTTATTGTACCGGTTCTTATGCTCTCTTTGGCACTGGTTCTGACAGGCTGTTCATCCGGTGCTAAACAGGATGCGAATGCCAACGCGCCCCAGAACAATAATCAGGCTCCGGCAGATACTGCCGGAAGCAGTGTTCCCGCCTGTACCATCGATGTTGTTAACGGATCCGCTACAGTGACCCTGACCGAAAAAGAATTGGGAGCCATTCCGGCAGTCACTTTGAAGGCGACAATGAAGAAAAAAGACGGATCGGAGCAGGAATACGAATACACCGGAATCCCGCTGGCAAAAGTTCTGGAAGCAGCTGGAGTGAAGGCGTACACCAAGGTTTCCGCTGTCGCTTCAGATGATTATGCCTGCGAGTACACACCGGATATGATCAATGCGGAAGGCAGTATACTTGCATATAATCGGGACGGTGAGGCTTTAGGAAACAGCGGCCCGCTGATGACTATCTTAAAAGAGCAGCCCTCGAACAAATGGTGTAAGAATACGGTGAAATTAACAGTGACACCTTAG
- a CDS encoding amino acid permease, which produces MKKQAHGLSAWQLTMLALGTVIGGSFFLGSSVAINAAGPSIIIAFILGGIIVYFTLFALSEMTVANPDVGSFRTFAAQAFGPSAGFVVGWVYWIGMVLAMSSEAAAVSILVREWYPALSVALLGSFVIVGVTLLNLLGADKLSKLESGLAAIKLLALASFILVALLLILGLFANGHGIGAGELAREPFMASGLKGIAGSMLIVIFSYAGFEIIGLAASETDNPAVTVPKAIFRTVVILVGLYVVSMTVLLPLVPTASLSEEFSPMVAALNRWGITWAGSVLNLVLITAILSTMLAAMFGLGRMMRSLAAEGQAPAVLKDRGNVPYRGILFSGATMLTGLGIGLLFPRVYLFLISSGGFALLFTYAVIMATHLRFRKKHGCPPSGKCQMPGYPYSSWIVLVSLILIIISMPLIPGQGTGLVAGLILTAVTSVFAMIVMRSQGLQTNRTASKGRSEKSFPTELSVEFSKELVDDNACQSGRKKVDEE; this is translated from the coding sequence ATGAAAAAACAAGCGCATGGATTATCCGCCTGGCAGCTCACGATGCTGGCCTTGGGAACAGTCATCGGCGGTTCATTTTTTCTGGGATCCTCGGTAGCCATTAATGCGGCCGGCCCTTCTATTATTATCGCGTTTATTCTGGGAGGAATCATTGTCTATTTTACCCTCTTCGCCCTGTCTGAGATGACAGTTGCCAATCCCGATGTCGGCTCCTTCCGCACCTTTGCGGCGCAAGCATTTGGCCCAAGTGCGGGATTTGTCGTCGGATGGGTCTATTGGATCGGAATGGTTTTAGCGATGTCCAGTGAGGCTGCTGCTGTGTCGATCCTGGTCCGTGAATGGTACCCCGCCCTATCCGTCGCCTTGCTGGGGAGTTTTGTTATCGTAGGGGTTACACTGCTAAATTTACTCGGAGCGGATAAATTAAGTAAGCTGGAGAGCGGTCTTGCTGCCATTAAGCTGTTAGCGCTGGCATCATTTATCCTTGTTGCTTTACTTTTGATCCTGGGGCTATTTGCCAACGGTCACGGGATAGGCGCTGGGGAATTGGCTCGGGAACCTTTCATGGCATCGGGCCTTAAAGGAATCGCAGGCAGTATGCTGATTGTCATCTTTTCCTATGCGGGTTTTGAAATCATCGGACTCGCTGCATCGGAAACGGATAACCCTGCCGTGACGGTTCCGAAAGCCATTTTTCGAACGGTCGTCATTCTGGTGGGTTTATATGTTGTTTCAATGACAGTACTTTTGCCGCTGGTACCTACTGCCAGTCTAAGTGAAGAATTCAGTCCGATGGTCGCCGCTCTTAACCGATGGGGAATCACCTGGGCGGGCAGTGTTCTGAATTTAGTCCTCATCACGGCCATTCTCTCCACAATGTTGGCTGCGATGTTCGGACTGGGCAGAATGATGCGGTCTCTGGCAGCGGAAGGGCAGGCGCCCGCTGTTCTAAAAGACCGAGGCAACGTCCCCTACCGTGGCATTTTGTTTTCAGGAGCGACTATGCTTACCGGACTGGGTATCGGTTTGCTGTTCCCCAGAGTCTATTTATTTCTGATCAGTTCCGGCGGGTTTGCCCTGCTCTTCACCTATGCTGTCATCATGGCGACACACTTGCGCTTTCGGAAGAAACACGGCTGCCCGCCGTCGGGCAAGTGTCAGATGCCCGGATATCCGTACTCAAGCTGGATCGTTTTAGTGAGCTTAATCCTGATTATTATCAGCATGCCATTAATACCGGGACAGGGAACAGGCCTCGTCGCAGGACTTATTCTGACTGCCGTGACTTCTGTTTTTGCGATGATCGTGATGCGAAGCCAAGGGTTACAAACGAACCGAACTGCGAGCAAAGGCCGGTCTGAGAAATCATTTCCCACGGAACTTTCCGTAGAATTTTCTAAAGAGCTCGTTGACGACAACGCCTGTCAGTCAGGAAGAAAAAAAGTGGATGAGGAATAG
- a CDS encoding energy-coupling factor transporter transmembrane component T family protein, with product MVERERLGGLPAMKSRSFFNKLLEFDDLAGLKFIPGSSWIQELHPLVKVGFLLAFASLVLISAEAARGAVLLGILLMGYISSGLGLGYWLRKLRFILFFAAFILLIQILFRQQGAPLWQFRLGPWQFGIWSEGLGQGLALAMRFLNLIGLSFLFVATTDPMKLVQGLIQAGLPYRWGFMLITALRFIPGYQDDFRQIRLAVRLKGVRYDGFSWTRLMNMLRYLLVPLLATTIHRVDTLSMSMDGRAFGLYPKRTFLTPLLFTRKDAVIALLGILVVILFLLSFYFG from the coding sequence ATGGTTGAAAGAGAACGGCTTGGAGGCTTACCTGCCATGAAATCGCGGTCTTTCTTTAATAAACTATTGGAATTTGATGATTTGGCCGGTCTGAAGTTCATACCGGGGAGTTCCTGGATCCAGGAGCTTCATCCATTGGTTAAAGTAGGTTTCTTGCTTGCTTTTGCCAGCCTGGTGCTGATCAGTGCCGAAGCGGCGCGAGGGGCTGTACTGCTTGGGATATTGCTTATGGGGTATATTTCTTCCGGTTTAGGCTTGGGGTATTGGCTCCGGAAACTGCGGTTCATTCTGTTTTTTGCTGCGTTTATCTTGCTTATCCAAATTCTTTTCCGCCAGCAAGGGGCACCGCTATGGCAGTTCAGACTTGGGCCATGGCAGTTCGGGATCTGGTCGGAGGGGTTAGGGCAAGGCTTGGCGCTGGCAATGCGTTTTCTAAACCTCATCGGCCTCAGTTTCCTTTTTGTGGCCACGACCGATCCGATGAAGCTGGTTCAGGGCTTGATTCAAGCCGGACTTCCTTATCGCTGGGGATTCATGCTGATTACCGCACTGCGTTTTATTCCGGGATACCAGGATGATTTCCGTCAGATCCGCTTGGCTGTCCGCTTAAAAGGTGTCCGTTATGACGGCTTTTCTTGGACACGGTTGATGAACATGCTGCGTTATCTTTTAGTTCCCTTGCTGGCAACGACGATTCATCGGGTAGATACCCTGAGTATGTCCATGGACGGCAGGGCATTTGGCCTTTATCCAAAACGCACATTTTTAACCCCGCTGCTGTTCACCCGGAAAGATGCCGTTATCGCTTTGCTGGGAATACTTGTTGTAATTTTATTCTTATTGTCATTTTATTTTGGATGA